The sequence below is a genomic window from Phoenix dactylifera cultivar Barhee BC4 chromosome 8, palm_55x_up_171113_PBpolish2nd_filt_p, whole genome shotgun sequence.
GCTGCATAACAAAATGGAGAGATACTTGAAAACTATAAGGATGATGGCAAAAACCTTCAAGCTGTGAAGAAGGAAATCTTACCTTGTTGCCTATGTAACCCATGACACCAACACCAACAGTAGATACCTTCAAGTTCAGGATGTGCTTCCTCAGGCTTCGTCGGACCCATATTGAAAGGAAAATCCCAACCATTTGCTTACTTACGATCCTTACAAAAGGTGCTCTTTTCTTTCTGGGTCTAATGATATTCAAGTTAAATTCAGGAATCGGACCAATCTCCGGCAGATCCTTGTAGTGTactgacttgaaagaattgtaTGTTCTAAAAGACTTTACTGATCCGAAAGAATTTGAACTATCTAGAACACGTGTAGCTAACAACTCCAATGGTTGTTCTGGCCAGATCAACCCAATCCTCTCTGAGCTGCTAAGTGTTTTGATTAGCTTCTTTTGCTGGGTTGCTGATGTTTCTGAATTCACATCATAGTCTAATGAAGTGAAATGATGGCATCGGTCTAGCCTCTTCATTGTAGACTTATGCTGGTCAGGTTCCTGTGGTACGGATGCATCTGCACTAGGACTGCAACTGGAAGATAGAGTGCATTTCGAATCATCTATGCTTGATGGGCATTCATCGCTGTCCATATGAAAACTGGATTGTTGTTCATCATCATCAGTGTCACTATCCATATCAGGAAGTAGTTCATCCATAGTGACAGCAGTATCTCCTGATGGCTTGAACCTTGATGGAGAAGGAGGATCACTGTAACATTTATAGTTTGGTTTTACTGTTTGAATCCTATTCAGTGTCTCATGTATAAGATGTTCCCATCTTGAAACTGGGCGGCTGCCCTGGGGACCGAAGATGTTTCCTGCATTTAACGGAACAATCTCCTGAAAACTGCAAAAAGAGCATGTATGCAATTTCTTATGAACACCTTTAATCATAGCAACtgcagaaaacagaaaatactgTAAAATTAGAATACCAACAACATAGGATGTACTTAAAAAGAGAAatcaaaacataaaataaagaataatataatataataaaacttAATGCCTTACAAAAATAATAAGTAGTACAAATATAACCTGCATTATTGCTTCTTCAAACATAAGAGCACCCTAAATAACCTGCATTATTGCTTATCAGGAGGTTTAATGTGAGGAAGGCCTTGAGTATTTCTTGATTTGTCaaataaagtagaaaattacagaaacaataaacattcaagcaaaaaaaat
It includes:
- the LOC103709762 gene encoding type IV inositol polyphosphate 5-phosphatase 3 isoform X3, whose protein sequence is MCLVAMIKGVHKKLHTCSFCSFQEIVPLNAGNIFGPQGSRPVSRWEHLIHETLNRIQTVKPNYKCYSDPPSPSRFKPSGDTAVTMDELLPDMDSDTDDDEQQSSFHMDSDECPSSIDDSKCTLSSSCSPSADASVPQEPDQHKSTMKRLDRCHHFTSLDYDVNSETSATQQKKLIKTLSSSERIGLIWPEQPLELLATRVLDSSNSFGSVKSFRTYNSFKSVHYKDLPEIGPIPEFNLNIIRPRKKRAPFVRIVSKQMVGIFLSIWVRRSLRKHILNLKVSTVGVGVMGYIGNKGSISVSMSIYQTLFCFVCTHLSSGEKGGNELRRNTDVQEIHRRTRFSTVATVGVPKKIHDHERIFWLGDLNYRIDLSYERTHELISKKGWSGLAEKDQLKRELKKGRAFDGWSEGVINFPPTYKYEFNSEKYIGEDQKGRRRTPAWCDRILSFGKGVKLLSYQRSELKLSDHRPVTAIFMAEVEVFCHRKLQKALILTDAEIGDGEILSDIDFEVGMGRVS
- the LOC103709762 gene encoding type IV inositol polyphosphate 5-phosphatase 3 isoform X4, with the protein product MCLGNIFGPQGSRPVSRWEHLIHETLNRIQTVKPNYKCYSDPPSPSRFKPSGDTAVTMDELLPDMDSDTDDDEQQSSFHMDSDECPSSIDDSKCTLSSSCSPSADASVPQEPDQHKSTMKRLDRCHHFTSLDYDVNSETSATQQKKLIKTLSSSERIGLIWPEQPLELLATRVLDSSNSFGSVKSFRTYNSFKSVHYKDLPEIGPIPEFNLNIIRPRKKRAPFVRIVSKQMVGIFLSIWVRRSLRKHILNLKVSTVGVGVMGYIGNKGSISVSMSIYQTLFCFVCTHLSSGEKGGNELRRNTDVQEIHRRTRFSTVATVGVPKKIHDHERIFWLGDLNYRIDLSYERTHELISKKGWSGLAEKDQLKRELKKGRAFDGWSEGVINFPPTYKYEFNSEKYIGEDQKGRRRTPAWCDRILSFGKGVKLLSYQRSELKLSDHRPVTAIFMAEVEVFCHRKLQKALILTDAEIGDGEILSDIDFEVGMGRVS